Proteins encoded in a region of the Rickettsia tillamookensis genome:
- the rpmI gene encoding 50S ribosomal protein L35 gives MPKLKTKSAVKKRFKLTATGKVIASQAGKKHFMRRRTKAQIRNLRGTTILCPQDGYNIKKYFLPYGIN, from the coding sequence ATGCCTAAATTAAAAACAAAATCTGCCGTAAAAAAACGTTTTAAACTTACTGCTACCGGCAAGGTTATCGCATCTCAAGCAGGTAAAAAACATTTTATGCGTCGTCGTACTAAAGCTCAAATTCGTAACCTTAGAGGAACTACAATACTTTGTCCTCAAGACGGATATAATATTAAAAAATATTTTTTACCGTACGGTATTAATTAA
- the rnpA gene encoding ribonuclease P protein component: protein MSITSLKNQKEFELINKLGKKFHERYFILVIAKKLPKIFLESKYNTFLGIKVSRKLNKKAVVRNKIKRRIRHLVRIIVSDSKLKAIKFAMIIIPRKGFEEINFSHLNCELSKIILRNI from the coding sequence TTGTCTATTACCTCTTTAAAAAATCAAAAAGAATTTGAGCTTATAAATAAGCTTGGAAAGAAGTTCCATGAGAGATATTTTATTTTGGTAATAGCCAAAAAACTTCCTAAAATCTTCCTTGAATCAAAATATAACACCTTTTTAGGGATCAAAGTTAGCAGAAAGCTAAATAAAAAAGCTGTGGTTCGCAATAAAATTAAAAGACGTATAAGACATCTAGTTAGAATTATTGTTAGTGATTCTAAGCTTAAAGCTATAAAATTCGCAATGATTATTATTCCAAGAAAAGGATTTGAAGAGATAAACTTCTCACATTTGAATTGTGAATTAAGTAAAATAATTCTAAGAAATATTTAG
- a CDS encoding magnesium transporter CorA family protein, with translation MITTYLKENNSIVKNEEYIINESTLWIDLFNITDEEKVIVKNTLNIEIPTLKDISQIEISERLYVENEALYLTITELVNKEQEFPETHSIVFILHKGCLITVRYVELIPFNDCINKFAKQLNNKHNAENILFMLLRNMVTRLSNIVQSISMDIDDYGRLILDNNINDLRIDHTNVLKKIGRKGDLLSKSRECLFSLTMAIQYILKSPQITQNKASKDLLDTLLRDVDSIINFSQFISSEIARTLDAALGMIAIEQNNIIKIFSLVTIFFLPPTLIASIYGMNFTVMPELKSPYGYPIALFLMLLSTIITYKYFKKRKWL, from the coding sequence ATGATAACTACATATTTAAAGGAAAATAATTCTATAGTAAAAAATGAAGAATATATTATTAATGAATCCACATTATGGATTGATTTATTCAATATAACCGATGAAGAAAAAGTAATAGTAAAAAATACATTAAATATAGAAATACCGACTTTAAAGGATATATCACAAATTGAGATCTCCGAGAGGTTATATGTTGAAAATGAGGCGTTATATCTAACTATTACGGAACTCGTTAATAAAGAGCAAGAATTTCCTGAAACACATTCTATAGTATTTATTTTGCATAAAGGTTGTCTTATAACAGTTCGTTATGTAGAATTAATACCCTTTAATGACTGTATAAATAAATTTGCTAAGCAGCTTAATAACAAACATAATGCAGAAAATATTTTATTTATGTTACTTCGTAATATGGTAACAAGATTATCGAATATTGTACAGTCGATTAGTATGGATATTGATGATTATGGACGTTTAATACTTGATAATAACATTAATGATTTGCGTATAGATCATACCAATGTATTAAAGAAAATAGGTCGAAAGGGTGATTTACTTTCTAAAAGTCGTGAGTGCTTATTTTCTTTAACTATGGCTATTCAATATATTTTAAAATCTCCACAAATAACTCAAAATAAAGCATCTAAGGATCTATTAGATACATTGCTTCGAGACGTAGACTCAATAATTAATTTTTCACAATTTATATCTAGTGAGATTGCAAGAACTCTAGACGCAGCACTTGGTATGATTGCTATTGAACAAAATAATATTATTAAAATTTTCTCGTTGGTTACTATATTTTTTCTCCCACCCACTTTAATAGCCAGTATTTACGGTATGAATTTTACCGTAATGCCTGAGCTTAAATCACCATATGGTTATCCTATAGCCTTATTCTTAATGCTATTATCTACAATTATTACCTATAAATATTTTAAGAAACGGAAGTGGTTGTAA
- a CDS encoding HEPN domain-containing protein, protein MKTILPDRSLKIQARLNFIVQQILDIAQDKIAMIILYGSFARGDWVRDLPNGYHSDTDILIILKKGKYKGHVTLRLEDKIYKRLEKTGVIKDQIIPYDSEISIILESIDEVNSQLEIGRYFYTDIKKEGILLYDSKEFTLSEAKDLPWSEMKEIAKDYYEEWFRSGCGFLIDCKYPFERGELNKSAFYLHQATESLYSAILLVFSNYKPKLHDIKKLGSRAANYNSELLQVFPIATPEQKECFKLLRKAYVDARYDKNYKITKEQLLYVIERVEKLKTLTERICLERINQ, encoded by the coding sequence ATGAAAACAATTTTACCTGATCGCTCGCTAAAAATCCAAGCAAGGCTTAATTTTATAGTGCAGCAAATTTTAGATATTGCACAAGATAAAATTGCCATGATTATCTTGTATGGTTCGTTTGCTAGAGGCGATTGGGTACGTGATTTGCCTAACGGTTACCATAGCGATACCGATATTTTAATAATTTTAAAAAAAGGTAAATATAAAGGACATGTTACTTTAAGGTTGGAAGATAAAATATATAAAAGATTAGAAAAGACGGGAGTAATAAAAGATCAGATTATCCCATATGATTCAGAAATATCTATAATTCTTGAATCAATAGACGAGGTAAATAGTCAGTTAGAGATAGGGCGTTATTTTTACACAGATATTAAAAAAGAAGGCATACTTTTATACGATAGTAAGGAATTTACCTTAAGCGAAGCTAAAGATTTACCTTGGAGTGAGATGAAAGAAATTGCTAAAGATTATTATGAAGAGTGGTTTAGAAGTGGATGCGGATTTTTGATTGATTGTAAATATCCATTTGAAAGAGGTGAGTTAAATAAAAGTGCTTTTTATCTTCATCAAGCTACCGAGAGTTTATATAGTGCTATTTTATTAGTTTTTTCTAATTATAAACCAAAACTCCATGATATAAAAAAGTTAGGTAGTAGAGCAGCAAATTATAATAGTGAGTTATTGCAAGTGTTTCCTATTGCAACTCCCGAACAAAAAGAATGTTTTAAATTACTTCGCAAAGCTTACGTTGATGCGAGATATGATAAAAATTATAAAATTACTAAAGAACAGCTACTTTACGTGATTGAGAGAGTAGAAAAATTAAAAACGCTAACGGAAAGAATTTGTTTGGAGCGGATTAATCAGTAA
- a CDS encoding 50S ribosomal protein L25/general stress protein Ctc: MSEILELEAKSRNEFGTGAARALRREGRVPAIIYGAGKTPVSISLEEKEITKYYRKPAFISQLINLTIDKKKYKVLPKAVELHPVTDIVRHVDFVFLEEKTQKMEVPVVYEGKERALGVKRGGYFNIVKRRVTLLCDVNNIPRNVTIDVTNMPIATSLKSSKIELPKGCSFVTKKEFVLATIIGRRGAKTEAESEQQAAEAGK, encoded by the coding sequence ATGAGTGAAATATTAGAGCTTGAAGCTAAATCCCGTAATGAATTCGGGACAGGAGCGGCAAGAGCATTAAGAAGAGAAGGGCGTGTTCCGGCTATTATTTACGGTGCAGGTAAAACACCTGTCAGTATTTCTTTAGAAGAAAAGGAAATAACCAAATATTATAGAAAGCCGGCTTTTATCTCTCAGTTAATTAATTTAACGATTGATAAGAAAAAATATAAAGTATTACCGAAGGCCGTGGAGTTACATCCTGTTACGGATATAGTACGCCATGTTGATTTTGTCTTTTTAGAAGAGAAAACTCAAAAAATGGAAGTACCTGTAGTATATGAAGGGAAGGAAAGAGCTTTAGGCGTTAAAAGAGGTGGGTACTTTAATATAGTAAAAAGAAGAGTTACTTTATTATGTGATGTTAATAATATCCCAAGAAACGTAACTATCGACGTTACTAATATGCCTATTGCTACTTCGCTCAAATCTTCAAAAATAGAATTACCGAAAGGCTGTAGCTTTGTTACAAAAAAAGAATTTGTCCTTGCAACTATAATAGGACGCAGAGGAGCAAAAACCGAAGCTGAAAGTGAACAACAAGCCGCTGAAGCAGGGAAGTAA
- the rplT gene encoding 50S ribosomal protein L20 produces the protein MTRAKSGKISKNRHKKILKLAKGYRGRANSCFRVAIEKVEKALQYAYRDRRNRKRDFRGLWIQRINAAVREHGLVYSQFMGALKKAEIDIDRKVLAELAVNNSDGFASIVEKAKAHI, from the coding sequence ATGACACGTGCAAAATCAGGAAAAATTTCCAAAAATCGACATAAAAAAATCCTTAAATTAGCCAAAGGCTATAGGGGTAGAGCTAATAGCTGTTTTAGAGTAGCTATTGAAAAAGTAGAAAAAGCCCTTCAATATGCTTACAGAGACCGTAGAAATCGTAAGCGTGATTTCAGAGGCTTATGGATTCAAAGAATAAATGCAGCAGTAAGAGAGCATGGGCTTGTTTACTCTCAATTTATGGGAGCTCTTAAAAAAGCAGAAATCGATATAGATCGTAAAGTACTTGCAGAACTTGCCGTCAATAACAGTGATGGATTCGCAAGTATCGTAGAAAAAGCAAAAGCACATATTTAG
- a CDS encoding GNAT family N-acetyltransferase, with product MPPRNDDLVSTQERYKKKKFMTQGFEIVYAEEMDKAYSAIIWDAFNKEAREKKNLRGDLKSFSFSLLDQNKDFIGGISGISFWGALYVSSLFVNENYRNQNYGSLLIEKAENLARERSCTFVCLSTMDFQAKPFYEKLGYKIEFTRHGYEKDSIMYLLRKNL from the coding sequence ATGCCTCCTCGCAATGATGATTTGGTATCCACGCAGGAACGATATAAAAAGAAAAAATTTATGACGCAAGGTTTTGAAATTGTTTATGCCGAAGAAATGGATAAAGCATATTCAGCTATAATTTGGGATGCTTTTAATAAAGAGGCTAGAGAAAAGAAAAATTTAAGAGGCGATCTAAAATCTTTTTCTTTTTCATTATTAGATCAAAATAAGGATTTTATCGGGGGAATTAGCGGAATAAGTTTTTGGGGGGCTTTATATGTTAGTTCATTATTTGTAAATGAAAATTATAGAAACCAAAATTATGGCAGCTTGTTAATAGAAAAAGCCGAAAATCTAGCACGTGAACGTAGCTGTACATTTGTTTGTTTATCGACTATGGACTTCCAAGCAAAACCGTTTTATGAGAAGCTAGGATATAAAATAGAATTTACAAGACACGGTTATGAGAAAGATTCTATTATGTACTTATTAAGGAAAAATTTATGA
- the rpmH gene encoding 50S ribosomal protein L34 → MKRTFQPSNLVRKRRHGFRSRMATPTGRAILRKRRAKGRHKLSA, encoded by the coding sequence ATGAAACGTACATTTCAACCTAGCAATTTAGTTAGAAAAAGAAGACATGGTTTTAGATCTAGAATGGCTACTCCAACCGGAAGAGCAATCTTAAGAAAACGTCGTGCTAAAGGTAGACATAAATTATCTGCTTAA
- a CDS encoding 7-carboxy-7-deazaguanine synthase QueE, which produces MFGQNPKRSILNGDGTKLEVQSIFKTIQGEGIFVGCPAIFIRLGGCNLACNFCDTKFEDFKLVDIAEILNKVESLALNSKNEKSISLVVITGGEPMRQPIELLCQKLLDRDFKVQIETNGTLYRSLPNEVSIICSPKAGKNGYSKIREDLLPKISAVKFIVAKNILEYNLIPEVGQTAYNIPVFVQPMDQNNQRLNDENNELAVKLALESGARLSLQTHKFLGIE; this is translated from the coding sequence ATGTTCGGACAAAATCCTAAAAGAAGCATATTAAACGGTGACGGTACTAAGTTAGAGGTACAGTCTATTTTTAAGACTATACAAGGAGAAGGCATTTTTGTAGGTTGTCCTGCGATCTTTATTAGACTCGGAGGGTGTAATCTTGCTTGTAATTTTTGTGATACCAAGTTTGAAGATTTTAAGTTAGTAGATATAGCTGAGATTTTGAATAAAGTCGAAAGCTTGGCATTAAATTCTAAAAATGAAAAATCAATCAGTTTAGTAGTAATAACTGGCGGTGAGCCGATGCGTCAACCTATAGAGTTGCTATGCCAGAAGTTATTAGACCGAGATTTTAAAGTCCAAATAGAGACTAATGGTACGTTATATCGCTCTTTGCCAAATGAAGTGTCTATAATTTGTTCGCCGAAAGCGGGTAAAAACGGTTATAGCAAAATAAGAGAAGATTTGTTGCCTAAAATTAGTGCAGTGAAATTTATCGTTGCTAAAAATATTTTAGAATATAATCTCATACCGGAAGTAGGGCAAACAGCTTATAATATACCGGTTTTCGTGCAACCTATGGATCAAAACAACCAAAGACTTAATGACGAAAATAATGAGTTAGCAGTAAAATTAGCATTAGAAAGTGGTGCTAGGTTGTCCTTGCAAACTCACAAGTTTTTAGGGATTGAGTGA
- the pth gene encoding aminoacyl-tRNA hydrolase, with protein sequence MILVIGLGNPGKEYQYTRHNIGFIAIEKIAEQYNSSFSTKKKFNCEIAESTRDEQKIIFIKPTTYMNLSGKSVISVKTYYNIHPAKIFVIHDDIDLETGRIKFKTGGGNGGHNGLKSIDGVIGNNYNRIRVGVGRPQNNQDVADYVLNNFPKSEYETALQAIDKITNNFDLVLENKLEEFKNKIG encoded by the coding sequence ATGATTCTTGTTATTGGTCTTGGTAATCCAGGAAAAGAGTATCAATATACGAGGCATAATATCGGTTTTATTGCTATAGAGAAAATAGCAGAGCAATATAATTCCTCATTTAGTACAAAGAAAAAATTCAATTGCGAGATTGCTGAAAGTACTAGGGATGAACAAAAGATAATTTTTATCAAGCCTACTACCTATATGAACTTGTCCGGCAAGTCAGTGATATCAGTGAAAACATATTATAATATCCACCCCGCAAAAATCTTTGTTATTCATGATGATATTGATTTAGAAACAGGTAGAATAAAATTCAAAACGGGTGGCGGTAACGGCGGGCATAACGGTTTAAAATCAATTGACGGTGTTATAGGCAATAATTATAATCGCATTAGGGTTGGGGTAGGTAGACCGCAAAATAATCAGGATGTAGCAGATTACGTACTGAATAATTTCCCTAAATCCGAGTATGAAACCGCATTGCAAGCTATAGATAAAATCACTAATAACTTTGATTTAGTATTAGAGAATAAATTAGAAGAATTTAAGAATAAGATTGGATAA
- the ychF gene encoding redox-regulated ATPase YchF, with amino-acid sequence MTLKLGIVGLPNVGKSTLFNALTASQAADAANYPFCTIEPNSSKVSVPDERLHKLANLAGSGKIIPSYIEFVDIAGLVKGASKGEGLGNKFLSHIREVDAILHVLRCFEDEDITHVHNKVDPIHDLEVIETELILADIESVEKRLATSEKRLKSGDKTMAEQIELLKEVYKVLADGKPARVLNETLGADNLKQLQLITSKPVLYICNVLEKDAAVGNEFTKLVAERAKKENAKSVVISSKIEAEIALLESMEEKEEFLKFIGLEETGLSKVIKEGYNLLNLKSFFTIGPKEAHSWTFKDGTFAPAAAGIIHTDFEKGFIRAEVIGYEDYINLGSEAKAKEVGKMRLEGKEYKMQDGDIVHFRFNV; translated from the coding sequence ATGACACTAAAACTTGGAATTGTTGGGTTACCGAATGTCGGTAAGTCGACGTTATTTAATGCCTTAACGGCAAGTCAGGCTGCGGATGCCGCTAATTATCCGTTTTGTACTATTGAGCCTAATAGTAGCAAAGTTTCAGTCCCGGATGAGCGTTTACATAAACTCGCAAATTTAGCCGGAAGCGGTAAAATTATACCGTCTTATATTGAGTTTGTTGATATTGCAGGGCTCGTTAAAGGTGCAAGTAAAGGGGAGGGGCTTGGTAATAAGTTCTTGTCTCATATCAGGGAAGTCGATGCAATATTGCATGTACTACGTTGCTTTGAAGATGAGGATATAACGCACGTACATAATAAAGTCGACCCAATTCACGACCTTGAGGTTATTGAAACAGAGTTAATACTTGCTGATATAGAATCGGTTGAAAAGCGTTTAGCAACAAGTGAAAAACGCTTGAAGTCAGGCGATAAAACAATGGCAGAGCAGATAGAGCTGTTAAAAGAGGTTTATAAAGTGCTGGCAGACGGTAAACCTGCAAGAGTGTTAAATGAAACTTTAGGAGCTGATAATTTAAAGCAATTGCAGTTAATTACTTCTAAGCCCGTTTTATATATATGTAACGTACTTGAAAAAGATGCTGCAGTCGGTAATGAATTTACAAAATTAGTAGCAGAAAGAGCGAAGAAAGAAAACGCTAAAAGCGTTGTAATTTCTTCAAAAATAGAAGCTGAGATTGCTTTGCTTGAAAGCATGGAAGAAAAAGAAGAGTTTTTAAAATTTATAGGTTTAGAGGAAACTGGGCTTAGTAAAGTTATTAAAGAGGGGTATAATCTCTTAAACCTTAAAAGCTTTTTTACTATAGGACCAAAAGAAGCTCATAGCTGGACTTTTAAAGACGGTACGTTTGCCCCGGCTGCTGCTGGTATTATTCATACTGATTTTGAAAAAGGCTTTATCAGAGCAGAAGTTATCGGCTATGAAGATTATATAAATCTTGGTAGTGAGGCAAAAGCTAAAGAGGTAGGCAAAATGCGTTTAGAGGGTAAAGAATATAAAATGCAGGATGGAGATATAGTACATTTTAGATTTAACGTATAG